CAAGGATTACTTCTTATGCTTCCTAACTTACATAAAATCGCAGGCGAATTACTCCCTTGCGTTATGCATGTTGCCTCACGAAGTTTAGCAGCGCAAGCACTATCCATTTTTGGTGACCATAGCGATGTGATGAGTGCACGAAACACCGGCTTTGGACTGGTAAGTGCTGCAAGCGTGCAAGAAGTACAAGATTTAGCAGTTATTAGTCATAGCGTTAGTCCTGAAGCACGCATCCCATTTATCAATTTCTTTGATGGGTTTCGCACATCACACGAACTCCAAAAAATAGAAACTATCTCAGAAGATATTCTGCGAGAATTCGTTGCATATGAGGGGATTAAAGCATTTAAAGCAAACTCGTTAAATCCAGAACATCCAATCGCAAAAGTAGGTGCTGAAAATCCAGATGTATATTTTCAAGGAAGAGAAAGTGTCAACAAATTTTATGATGCAACCCCTGAATTGATTAAAAAAAGAATGACTCAGTTTGAGCAAGCAACAGGACGAAGCTACCATTTGTTTGATTACATTGGTGCGCCAGATGCAGAAAAAATAATTATTGCTATGGGTAGTGCAAATGAAACTATACATGAGACTATTGATTATTTAGTTGGTCGAGGCGAAAAAGTTGGCGCAATAAAAGTACGCGTTTATCGACCATTTAGCGTTCCTGACTTCTTAGGAAGCCTGCCACAAAGCGTGAAAGAAATTGCGGTTCTTGATAGAACCAAAGAACCAGGAAGTATTGGCGAACCCCTCTACTTAGATGTCCTTGCTGCACTTCAATCCCGCGCAGGAAAAGAACAAGGATTTGGAAACGTACAAGTTATTGGTGGACGATATGGTTTATCATCAAAAGAATTTAATCCAAGTCACGTCAAAGCAGTCTTTGATCATTTAACAAACAAAGGCTTTCATGGATTTACTGTAGGGATTAATGATGATGTCACTCATTTGTCAATTCCTTTAACAGAGCATATTGAGTCCGCACAACAAGAAGTTGTTAATTGTAAATTCTGGGGCTACGGCTCAGATGGAACCGTGAGTGCAAACAAAAACTCGATTAAAATTATTGGTCAGGAAACTAATAAATACGTACAAGGATACTTCTCCTATGATTCAAAAAAATCAGGAGGCGTTACTGTTTCACATCTCAGGTTTAGTAATGAACCTATTCGCTCAACCTATCTACTCACCAAAGCAAATTTTGTTGCACTTCATAAGCCAGAATACATCGGTAAATACGACATCTTAGAAAATATTTGTAAAGGAGGAACATTTCTTTTGAATTGCACATGGAATAAAGATGAAGTATTTAGTCATTTAACTGCAAATATGCAACAAACAATTCGCGATAAAAATATCCGTTTCTATATTATTAATGCAAACGCCATAGCAGAAAAAGTAGGTCTTGGAACAAAGATTAGTACAGCCATGCAGACAGCATTTTTCAAAGTTTCAGGAATTTTGCCAGAGGATGAAGCAATTGACTTAATGAAAAAAGCAGTTGAAAAACAATTCAAACGAAAAGGAGAACGAATTGTAAGTATGAATTGGCAATGTATCGACGAAGCAAAAGATGCAACCATACAAGTAAACATTCCCCAAGAAGAAACAAATGCAGTAAAAGAACATCAACATCCAACAGGCGAAGGGTTTATTCATAATATTATTAATCCCATCAGCCAATTCAAAGGAGATAATATACCTGTTTCTGCAATGCCCGTTGATGGCACAGTACCAACAGGCACAACACAATTAGAAAAACGAGGCATCGCAAACAAAGTGCCAAAATGGCTTCCTGAAAAATGCATACAATGCGGTATATGCTCCATGGTTTGTCCACATGCAGCTATACGAACAAAACAAATACAGCCAAAAGATTTAGAAGGCGCGCCACAAACATTTACTACACTACCAGCAAAAGGCAAACACGAAAACGATTTACAATTCAAAGTACAAGTTTATCCAGAAGATTGTACAGGGTGCGAAGCATGTGGCAATTGTATTACGCAATGTCCAGTAGGTGCACTTGTTCCAAACGATATCGCAAAAGAACGAGCAGCAGGAGAAAACGAGAATCAACGATTCTTCGATAAACTGCCGGATAATCTTGAAGGTACAAACCTTAACTCAGTTAAAGGCAGTCAACTTAAAACGCCGCTCTTTGAATTTAGCGGTGCATGCGCAGGATGCGGAGAAACAGCATACATAAAAGTTGCAACACAACTCTTTGGCGATAATATGATGATTGCAAATGCAACAGGATGCAGCTCCATATTTGGGGGAACATTCCCGACAATTCCCTACACGACAACACCTGAAGGAAAAGGACCTGCATGGGCAAATAGCCTTTTTGAAGATAACGCGGAATATGGTTATGGGTTTAGACTTGCCGTTGATGCAAACAGAAAACAACTCAAAGAGCTCTTAGAAAAAGTACTTCGCACAGGAACAACACAAGAACTTACCCAAGCAATTAGCAATTTCTTGCCCCACTGGGAGAGAAAAGACGATGAAACCAAAGATTTGGCAAAACAAGTTACTATGCATCTTTCCCAAGCAGTAAACGAAAGTCACGGCGAGAGCCAACCAATTCTTACTAAAATAAATAATCTTAAAGACTATCTTCTTGAAAAAAGCATTTGGATAATCGGCGGCGATGGATGGGCGTACGATATAGGCTTTGGCGGACTAGATCACGTATTAGCATCGGGAAAAAATGTTAACGTACTCGTTTTAGATACAGAAGTATATAGTAATACAGGAGGACAATGTTCCAAAGCAACGCCCCGAGGAGCAACAGCAAAGTTTGCCATCTCAGGAAAAGAACAAAAGAAAAAAGATCTAGGAGCAATCTTTAGAACATACGAAAACATTTATGTTGCATCAATAAACCTCGGAGCAAATATGGCGCATGTTGTAAAAACAATGATTGAAGCAGAAAGCTATAATGGGCCATCAATTATTATTGCTTACGCACCATGTATAGCACACGGTATTGATATGAAACAAAGCGTCGCAGAAGAAAAACAAGCAGTAAAGAGTGGTTATTGGCCACTGTATCGCTATGATCCTCGACGAATAGAACAAGGAGAAAATCCATTCCTTCTTGATGCGCCAACGCCAAACGTGCCATTTGCAGATTTTATAAATAATGAAATCAGGTACAAAGCATTGAAAATGCAATTCCCAAA
The window above is part of the Candidatus Woesearchaeota archaeon genome. Proteins encoded here:
- the nifJ gene encoding pyruvate:ferredoxin (flavodoxin) oxidoreductase, which translates into the protein MTKKETIICDGNTAAANIAYAFSEVAAIYPITPSSPMGELADQWAAQQKKNLFNQTVDVIEMQSEAGASGAIHGSLTGGALTTTFTASQGLLLMLPNLHKIAGELLPCVMHVASRSLAAQALSIFGDHSDVMSARNTGFGLVSAASVQEVQDLAVISHSVSPEARIPFINFFDGFRTSHELQKIETISEDILREFVAYEGIKAFKANSLNPEHPIAKVGAENPDVYFQGRESVNKFYDATPELIKKRMTQFEQATGRSYHLFDYIGAPDAEKIIIAMGSANETIHETIDYLVGRGEKVGAIKVRVYRPFSVPDFLGSLPQSVKEIAVLDRTKEPGSIGEPLYLDVLAALQSRAGKEQGFGNVQVIGGRYGLSSKEFNPSHVKAVFDHLTNKGFHGFTVGINDDVTHLSIPLTEHIESAQQEVVNCKFWGYGSDGTVSANKNSIKIIGQETNKYVQGYFSYDSKKSGGVTVSHLRFSNEPIRSTYLLTKANFVALHKPEYIGKYDILENICKGGTFLLNCTWNKDEVFSHLTANMQQTIRDKNIRFYIINANAIAEKVGLGTKISTAMQTAFFKVSGILPEDEAIDLMKKAVEKQFKRKGERIVSMNWQCIDEAKDATIQVNIPQEETNAVKEHQHPTGEGFIHNIINPISQFKGDNIPVSAMPVDGTVPTGTTQLEKRGIANKVPKWLPEKCIQCGICSMVCPHAAIRTKQIQPKDLEGAPQTFTTLPAKGKHENDLQFKVQVYPEDCTGCEACGNCITQCPVGALVPNDIAKERAAGENENQRFFDKLPDNLEGTNLNSVKGSQLKTPLFEFSGACAGCGETAYIKVATQLFGDNMMIANATGCSSIFGGTFPTIPYTTTPEGKGPAWANSLFEDNAEYGYGFRLAVDANRKQLKELLEKVLRTGTTQELTQAISNFLPHWERKDDETKDLAKQVTMHLSQAVNESHGESQPILTKINNLKDYLLEKSIWIIGGDGWAYDIGFGGLDHVLASGKNVNVLVLDTEVYSNTGGQCSKATPRGATAKFAISGKEQKKKDLGAIFRTYENIYVASINLGANMAHVVKTMIEAESYNGPSIIIAYAPCIAHGIDMKQSVAEEKQAVKSGYWPLYRYDPRRIEQGENPFLLDAPTPNVPFADFINNEIRYKALKMQFPKRAEQLFKEAEQDAVIRRKEHEKLAEDRERKA